The genomic interval AGTAATGATTACCACAAATTATAATCACAGATGACATTAATGTATACATGACCATTGACcttctaaaattatatttatgtacgtttgcattttatttaatcaactattttatatatgttagtCAGCATATAATTGTGCTAACTCTCTTCAAGGTAAAGgtattattttggaatattaattttagcattttacAATTGACCTTATTCGTAgtttttaatgtgttttttattcatttaaagcaTTTTTAGTACACCACTGATTGATGGCGGAATTACCAGAAAGTATTACTACACCGGAAATATCTAATGCAAATAAGTACAATGTACTACAACGTTTCGTGGAGATCCCTgtttttgtctatttttttgcatatgctCTGTCGGgtaatgttaaatttaaatgtaacatTCAGATCTATTAAATGGCGATATATTCTTTTCATTTAcctaattaaatttgtttttaattatttacagagAGTGTGTgcagtaatttaattttgtataaaatatgcaaatcaTCCTATAATTACAATGAAACTATATGCGCAAAACTTGTATCCTCGCACGATGACAATACGACAATATATTTGGAAGAACTGATGCAACCGCAAGCGTCGATGATCATAATGTGTAAAACTTTAATCGAAGCCATATTTCCAGCAattataagcttatttttgggACCGTGGTCAGACATGAATGGAAGGAAACCTTTGATCCTCTCATCTTCGATTGGTAAAGTTTATTTGCACGTTGTAGAAGAAATTCACATCGATGATGAAATTCACGTCGCCTTTTCTTCTCCAGGTCACCTGTTTTACTTCGTTCTTTTATTTGGTTATGTTTTACTCGATAATGTCAGTCCTTGGTATCTCATCTTGGCTTCTATACCATTTTCACTGATGGGAGCTTCAACTTCTATGATCACCGGTTCATTCTGTTACGTTAGCGATATCACTAATGTTTCAAATAGATCTTACAGGTTTGcattttgttatattaaaatattctacCAGCCAttacaggtacatacatattttttttgttttctaggATGGGAATATTAGAGAGTGCACTTTTATTTGGTATATTATTTGGGTCTTTGAGCAGTTCTTATGCATATAACGCTCTCGACTATACAGGAGTTTTTGCAATTTGTATTGTAATAGCTTTACTGGGCATATTTTCTACTGTCTTATTGGAAGAATCTTTGACAACAACACCCAATAATGATGAGGTACGTTTCTTTGTTATTGATTGatccaatatattaaattatgtacattaccatatatgtaatataaatgattatttCATGTTTCTATTGGATTTTACCCCGCATTTTGTAGAGAGATGGAAAAATTTTCGACCGCAGATTGGTCGTTGACATGATCACAACTTGTTTCAAAGTGAGAGCTCAATACAGAAGAGCTGTTTTATGGCTTATTATGTTGGCTTGTACTTCTGGAATTCTTGTGATGCAAGGAGATGCCGCGGTTAGTTATCTTTTCACTAGGGAGAAACTGAGATGGAAATTAGAGGATTACACAGTTTTCGGGGCTTACAACATTGTGACAACTATCGTTGGGGTATTAATAGTTGCCCTTATCTTTCAAAAATGGTTAAAGATGGAAGACACGATAGTATCGATGATCAGCTATTTTTCTGCATTCATTCGAGCTATCATCATTATTTTTGTCAGTAAATCTTGGCACATGTATTTGGGTAAGTACAGAAtctcattttcaaaattttgttttgtaagatgaaattattcatacatacagtAAGTAATGTGTGCACATATGTGATTGCAGGCGCCAGCATTTGTTGTTTAAGAGCAGTGTCTGGTCCAATCAATAGAGCTATTTTAACAAAGATCGTACCCACAGAAGATGCTGGAAAAGTTCTTTCTTTAACTACATCACTAGAAACAATTGTTCCTCTCATATCGACTCCAATTTATAGTTTCGTTTATCAAAACACATTGACTACATTTCCTGCAGCCTTCAATATTATGACAGCCATTTTATATGGTTTAAGTTTTTTCTTACTAATGTAAgctaaaatcattttatatctaaaatataattttcccaCATGCATAATTTGAATCAcccattttcaaaatttatgttattttcaGGGCAGTTGAGgttctattgaaaaaatatccaggaAATGATTATGAGAATCTCCTTAATATACAAAACGAAATATGATTAGACAAAGCAAATTCATTTTGTTACAACAAATGATTGCTTATATGTACTGCCTCCCAAGcatttatatacttttatacatatgtaataataaaactaaCTTTAAATATATAACTATAGTATCTTATTTCATGTGCTTATATGTACTGC from Arctopsyche grandis isolate Sample6627 chromosome 9, ASM5162203v2, whole genome shotgun sequence carries:
- the LOC143916587 gene encoding putative peptidoglycan muropeptide transporter SLC46 encodes the protein MAELPESITTPEISNANKYNVLQRFVEIPVFVYFFAYALSESVCSNLILYKICKSSYNYNETICAKLVSSHDDNTTIYLEELMQPQASMIIMCKTLIEAIFPAIISLFLGPWSDMNGRKPLILSSSIGHLFYFVLLFGYVLLDNVSPWYLILASIPFSLMGASTSMITGSFCYVSDITNVSNRSYRMGILESALLFGILFGSLSSSYAYNALDYTGVFAICIVIALLGIFSTVLLEESLTTTPNNDERDGKIFDRRLVVDMITTCFKVRAQYRRAVLWLIMLACTSGILVMQGDAAVSYLFTREKLRWKLEDYTVFGAYNIVTTIVGVLIVALIFQKWLKMEDTIVSMISYFSAFIRAIIIIFVSKSWHMYLGASICCLRAVSGPINRAILTKIVPTEDAGKVLSLTTSLETIVPLISTPIYSFVYQNTLTTFPAAFNIMTAILYGLSFFLLMAVEVLLKKYPGNDYENLLNIQNEI